A window of the Trichoderma asperellum chromosome 4, complete sequence genome harbors these coding sequences:
- a CDS encoding uncharacterized protein (EggNog:ENOG41), giving the protein MPNLDVPACFFDFNSPEDLILHETNHRKQICHSPGCQYPLFSSAKILKDRMGKFHVQRSRTVPRKSIKKHVQPSGPTLNFSFPSPPSVQEQQRFNGSLGIGEHFVKRFSHESPGIVQLNYNKMLDFVKPFERASDTLHSFDDLYTADILRGDINISAFDDAD; this is encoded by the coding sequence ATGCCGAATCTGGACGTGCCGGCATGCTTTTTCGATTTCAACAGTCCCGAAGACCTCATCCTTCATGAAACAAACCATCGAAAACAAATTTGCCACTCTCCAGGTTGCCAATATCCCCTCTTTAGCTCAGCAAAGATACTAAAAGACCGCATGGGAAAATTTCATGTTCAAAGAAGCCGGACAGTCCCGCGAAAGTCAATCAAGAAACATGTACAACCAAGTGGCCCTACTTTAAATTTCTCTTTCCCATCGCCACCCTCAGTGCAAGAACAGCAGCGATTCAATGGGTCGCTAGGTATCGGTGAACATTTCGTTAAACGGTTCTCTCATGAGTCGCCAGGTATTGTTCAactaaattataataaaatgcTAGATTTTGTTAAGCCTTTTGAACGGGCCTCTGATACTCTACACAGTTTTGATGACCTGTACACTGCTGATATTTTACGGGGGGACATCAATATATCTGCATTTGATGATGCCGATTGA
- a CDS encoding uncharacterized protein (EggNog:ENOG41~TransMembrane:4 (o6-32i105-129o135-158i178-197o)), with protein sequence MGVGTFFHYFGTVLLLAATALLIVVSVTAPVVNDLSILKVDFAGRNSVDRITYGTFGYCIINSNGKDDCTSSHIGYDATAALAQVTQVSFSKADRDSAKVLTRVLILHPIAAGLTFLAFLLCLGTSILGSFVASLFSFLAFVATLVAMACDFAAFGIIKHAVNSRGPNNIEARWGPAVWCILVAAVLTLIATVLVFITCCAGRTKKSRTRRSKADY encoded by the exons ATGGGTGTCGGTACTTTCTTCCATTACTTTGGCACAGtactgctgcttgctgccACGGCACTTCTGATTGTCGTATCGGTTACGGCGCCTGTCGTCAATGacctctccatcttgaaGGTCGACTTCGCTGGTCGCAACTCTGTAGACAGGATAACGTATGGAACATTTGGGTACTGTATCATCAATTCAAA TGGAAAAGATGACTGCACCTCCTCTCACATTGGCTATGATGCCACCGCCGCCCTGGCACAGGTTACCCAGGTCTCGTTCTCTAAAGCCGACCGTGATAGCGCCAAGGTTCTTACGAGGGTACTGATTCTGCATCCCATCGCCGCTGGCCTCACCTTTTTGGCATTCTTGCTCTGCCTGGGCACCAGCATCCTTGGCTCCTTTGtcgcctctctcttctcgttCTTGGCCTTTGTCGCCACCCTCGTCGCAATGGCCTGTGACTTTGCTGCCTTCGGAATCATCAAGCACGCTGTCAACTCTCGAGGCCCTAACAACATTGAAGCTCGATGGGGCCCTGCCGTCTGGTGTATTCTCGTCGCTGCCGTCTTGACCTTGATTGCGACTGTTTTGGTCTTCATTACCTGCTGTGCCGGTCGCACCAAGAAGAGCCGCACCCGCCGCAGCAAGGCAGACTACTAA
- a CDS encoding uncharacterized protein (EggNog:ENOG41), translating into MTLDLCRRGCILIVLRINHRLSFTPHSEPPRRIFMAAVGNVARQLRDRTLRERSIRVLVSPTPITFAERRSVLQVLEQYGPVEFFKMLPTHYSQYVSITKESTTAERLVASSPLTYKITEPTRKAAEDIYVADLDEPEGFNTLQPTVTGERTNNASSGLNGDPKQGQTEFKIHIFPAPEHNHRFAMAGSPLHIPWPDAYEQEQSFIATTLKQSLPKSIASTGLVHWLVSEGSAVRMERKVKRKRIREWLPSKMKKGTTE; encoded by the exons ATGACCTTGGATTTATGCCGACGAGGCTGCATCCTGATTGTTCTTCGCATCAACCATCGCCTTTCATTTACGCCTCATTCAGAGCCGCCACGCCGTATATTCATGGCAGCAGTTGGGAATGTAGCTCGCCAGCTACGGGACCGGACGCTTCGCGAAAGGTCTATACGTGTGCTCGTTTCCCCTACGCCAATCACTTTCGCCGAACGTCGCTCAGTTCTGCAGGTGTTGGAGCAATATGGACCGGTTGAATTTTTCAAGATGCTTCCC ACTCATTATTCTCAATATGTATCGATAACGAAGGAGTCTACGACTGCGGAGAGGTTAGTAGCCAGCAGCCCTCTTACATACAAGATTACGGAGCCTACCCGCAAGGCTGCGGAGGACATTTACGTTGCGGATTTGGACGAACCCGAAGGCTTCAATACCCTCCAGCCGACAGTGACTGGGGAGCGGACCAATAATGCGAGCTCAGGACTAAACGGAGATCCAAAGCAAGGGCAGACAGAGTTCAAGATACACATCTTCCCTGCGCCAGAGCACAATCATAGATTTGCCATGGCTGGATCACCCCTGCACATCCCCTGGCCCGATGCGTACGAACAGGAACAGTCATTCATTGCAACAACACTAAAGCAGTCGCTGCCCAAAAGTATAGCCAGCACAGGGCTTGTGCATTGGCTCGTGAGTGAAGGGAGTGCGGTGCGCATGGAGCGCAAAGTGAAAAGAAAGCGGATTAGGGAATGGCTCCCTAgcaaaatgaagaaaggCACGACTGAGTAA
- a CDS encoding uncharacterized protein (EggNog:ENOG41) codes for MATPTPMRHAPSQQGRTPSHQGPTPSQIAGATPPISTPFSNAAQAAFSPRGQRSPQQVKKSPATSTLMGQSGMGALNFDSPSTAAAMGALGIGGSFDIGLENVSVGELDTLNVPFAGKDDKLKREDDKLKRLDHILELLNQKKGFVSEAGLERLAQRLGLELLSEENTAPDGRKKKTLAIAGSAIAVDIVLDNNIVQNVSLAYHGSAPSVSKHMEAASQILLTDLKLGPNQSPLTKTLDKFASNFGHIANLDKLSIIPGLDCYEALAGIFTSLERLHQWDMANLRKEPEMEGKADHYLSLAALCTRHGYPVMHARDRVGLALQYWKELRFIPPSDSKITSLSEDEKIWSLLLDCAPIEALGMPTSIETIGPPPVRVSEDWISKDVVKEVHQDQDQALNPTPFPILDWQEPDNISLPSSDENKNASMGVLGLDLSMSPQVTFTVTFDPPVILPQNDYARLYAYAGAEPPNPDPTEFEQRSPPTFDDLFFPMLAGNKQDPSESRTVTRLRDVRVFDQQGKSSMRSHHNTLFIYKPIYSKAVTKMPFSHPRQLIDMLPLLRQFAFLSTLLNNSFGSNTKGDLPKSSKAPAASKTVKDELAAFVDLSDDEGQGEEESAKREATQEAENEAKESTEESGTAKDMDMDVILWVHPSPHLQVVFSVKDSTIDITLRILEGGTVEIVNENVIEQHEKESKGKGRPISREDLGKALERLEDLCKWAEWIRTRLWQS; via the exons ATGGCGACACCAACACCTATGAGGCATGCGCCCTCACAGCAGGGACGCACGCCGTCGCATCAGGGCCCAACGCCATCACAGATTGCCGGCGCGACGCCTCCAATCTCGACGCCATTCTCCAACGCCGCCCAGGCCGCCTTCTCTCCTCGAGGACAGCGATCACCACAACAAGTGAAGAAATCACCAGCGACGTCGACTCTGATGGGTCAATCAGGCATGGGCGCTTTAAATTTTGACAGCCCTTCGACTGCTGCCGCTATGGGCGCTCTGGGAATTGGCGGTAGCTTCGACATCGGCCTCGAGAACGTCAGCGTCGGCGAGCTCGATACACTAAACGTCCCATTCGCTGGCAAGGATGACAAACTAAAGCGAGAGGATGACAAGTTAAAACGATTGGATCATATCCTCGAGCTACTAAAC caaaagaaaggctTCGTCAGCGAAGCCGGCCTGGAACGGCTTGCTCAGCGCCTCGGCCTCGAACTACTGTCTGAAGAGAATACAGCCCCAGACGGACgcaagaaaaagacattGGCGATTGCAGGCTCTGCTATTGCCGTCGACATCGTACTTGATAACAACATTGTCCAAAATGTGTCATTAGCCTACCATGGATCGGCGCCATCGGTTTCTAAGCATATGGAAGCAGCCAGCCAAATCCTGTTAACAGACTTGAAGCTTGGCCCTAACCAAAGCCCTCTTACGAAAACACTGGATAAATTCGCATCTAATTTTGGGCATATAGCCAACTTAGACAAGCTCAGCATTATTCCTGGTCTCGACTGTTATGAGGCTCTAGCCGGTATTTTCACTAGCTTGGAAAGATTACACCAGTGGGACATGGCGAATTTACGAAAGGAACCGGAGATGGAGGGCAAAGCGGATCATTACCTGTCTCTGGCCGCTCTCTGCACTCGACACGGCTATCCTGTCATGCACGCACGAGATAGGGTTGGCCTCGCTTTGCAGTACTGGAAGGAGCTGCGATTCATACCCCCTTCAGACAGCAAAATAACATCACTTTCGGAGGATGAGAAAATTTGGTCCCTTTTGCTTGATTGTGCACCTATTGAAGCACTTGGTATGCCTACATCTATCGAAACAATTGGCCCGCCGCCTGTCAGAGTGTCCGAAGACTGGATCTCCAAGGATGTGGTGAAGGAAGTCCACCAGGATCAAGATCAAGCACTGAATCCTACTCCTTTCCCTATTCTTGATTGGCAAGAGCCTGATAATATCTCGCTCCCATCATCAGATGAGAACAAAAACGCTAGCATGGGTGTTTTGGGACTAGATCTCTCAATGTCTCCTCAAGTCACGTTTACTGTTACGTTTGACCCGCCCGTCATCCTTCCACAAAATGACTACGCGCGACTCTACGCCTACGCAGGAGCTGAGCCGCCTAACCCAGATCCGACCGAGTTCGAGCAACGTTCTCCTCCCACATTTGACGATCTATTCTTCCCCATGTTGGCTGGAAATAAGCAAGATCCCAGTGAGTCGAGGACGGTTACGCGCCTGCGTGACGTCCGCGTTTTCGATCAGCAGGGGAAATCTTCCATGAGAAGCCATCATAACACTCTCTTCATTTACAAGCCCATTTACTCTAAAGCGGTTACGAAGATGCCCTTCTCTCATCCGCGCCAGCTCATAGACATGCTCCCGCTTCTGCGGCAGTTTGCCTTCCTTTCTACGCTGCTGAACAATAGTTTTGGGTCAAATACTAAGGGGGATTTACCCAAATCAAGCAAGGCTCCTGCTGCCTCGAAGACGGTCAAAGACGAGTTGGCTGCTTTTGTGGACTTGAGCGACGAtgaaggccaaggagaagaagagagcgcAAAACGAGAGGCGactcaagaagcagaaaatgaGGCGAAAGAGAGCACAGAAGAAAGTGGAACTGCGAAAGATATGGACATGGACGTCATATTATGGGTTCATCCATCACCGCACCTCCAAGTCGTCTTCTCCGTCAAGGATTCTACCATTGACATTACACTTCGCATTCTGGAAGGCGGCACGGTAGAGATTGTAAACGAGAACGTTATTGAACAGCACGAAAAGGAAAGCAAGGGCAAAGGAAGGCCGATCAGTAGGGAAGATCTCGGAAAGGCGCTTGAACGGCTTGAGGATCTGTGTAAGTGGGCTGAATGGATTCGCACCCGGCTGTGGCAGAGTTGA
- a CDS encoding uncharacterized protein (EggNog:ENOG41), with product MSLPTSPLDKSLPSLPPLSPLRSLSPIRPRSPFTSPPPFQPLPATPPIPPRDSRRLSQRPFSQNLSEPIITPRPDSFTLPPPSHYHNISLANPHLLDLDSLHLLTDEGFYHVAFYPAQGSSPPRIQYWLRAEDVLVGLPGKDRVPSGHWTRLVQLAQETNVGQIGSQKSQTDSEQKGPKVQEVRLLTALYSPGQEEDTMMDVVDSKEQTAPFGESHLGR from the coding sequence ATGTCCCTCCCAACATCTCCTCTAGACAAATCTCTACCATCACTTCCTCCCTTGAGTCCTCTCagatctctctctccaatCCGTCCCAGAAGCCCATTCACATCGCCCCCTCCGTTCCAGCCTCTACCCGCAACACCTCCAATCCCCCCCAGAGATTCCAGAAGACTGTCTCAAAGGCCATTTTCCCAAAACCTTTCTGAACCTATAATCACTCCTCGTCCCGACTCATTCACTCTTCCACCACCTTCTCACTATCATAACATCAGCCTCGCCAATCCCCATCTCCTCGATCTCGAcagtctccatcttcttaCCGACGAGGGCTTCTATCACGTCGCATTCTACCCCGCTCAGGGCTCATCCCCCCCTCGGATCCAGTACTGGCTCCGCGCAGAGGACGTTCTGGTAGGTCTTCCGGGAAAGGATCGCGTTCCTTCGGGACACTGGACGAGGCTTGTGCAGCTCGCGCAAGAAACGAACGTCGGGCAGATTGGCAGTCAAAAATCACAAACAGATTCGGAACAAAAGGGCCCAAAGGTTCAAGAAGTGAGGCTCTTAACGGCACTGTATAGTCCTGGACAGGAAGAGGACACGATGATGGACGTCGTGGACTCAAAAGAACAAACTGCGCCATTCGGAGAAAGTCACCTTGGCAGGTAG
- a CDS encoding uncharacterized protein (EggNog:ENOG41~SECRETED:SignalP(1-20)~CAZy:GH16) has protein sequence MPSLNALSTALLACAGSAVATQFTLAETYDHTNFFQKFTFTDDADTNAGFVTYQNLANAQAQGLAKITSNNEVYLGVDYKTVLKGSGFPGRNSLRLESTASYKHGLIVARFTHLPANKCGSWPSFWTLGDNWPNGGEIDVYEGWNNILDNQPAFHVGSSRQFGQCILQSAGQTSPVVTSNCDNTFSSPPSQYQNQGCTTADSTGPWASPSGGTYAIEWTSDYIKLYNWARGAEPSNLASSSPDTATWGTPAVSLQNSNCNIDSHFASQRLILDIDFCGNPVGTPAFWQQSCAATTGQGTCADYVSNFPGDFAESYFQIQDIRYFSQSTAKPTTSKASSTSKAVSTSKAVSTSKAVSTSKAVSTSKAVSTSKAVSTSKAVSTSKAVSTSKAVSTSKAVSTSKAVSTSKVAATSKAVSTSKVAATSKAVSTSKAAATSEAASSSAVVVPTSVISSQSAAAGSSVPAVTGTVVATSRWSNSSVTATGAGSAISSAPQMTTSTVFTTHVHTISQCPPEVTNCPFRPTVTTETIALYTTICPVLAAESSSELAAHTTAAPAPPAGSAGVPSGPETITTDITRVYTITSCAADITNCPARVTTEVVRTSFPAGQQTGVPVAPSSPANTVIPAVPIAPSNAPGSSPASTVIPAVPIAPSNAPGSAPSVVPVVPVGAPSNVPSAPGSGPVNTWASSIVGVPTPVGTGGSSAATGNPPIPVSSGLGGCTGADCLPPVGNGAVRTGMSTLALVGALAAMLL, from the exons ATGCCTTCTCTCAACGCCCTTAGCACGGCGCTCCTGGCCTGTGCCGGAAGTGCTGTTGCCACTCAGTTTACCTTGGCCGAAACCTACGACCACACCAACTTCTTCCAGAAGTTTACTTTCACTGAC GATGCCGATACCAACGCTGGCTTCGTGACTTACCAGAACCTGGCCAATGCTCAGGCACAAGGCTTGGCCAAGATCACCAGCAACAACGAAGTCTACCTCGGAGTTGACTACAAGACCGTCCTCAAGGGTTCCGGATTCCCTGGCCGTAACTCCCTGAGACTCGAGTCCACAGCCTCTTACAAGCACGGCCTCATCGTTGCGCGATTCACTCATCTGCCCGCCAACAAGTGCGGCAGCTGGCCGTCTTTCTGGACTCTTGGTGACAACTGGCCCAATGGTGGAGAGATCGACGTGTACGAGGGCTGGAACAACATCCTCGACAACCAGCCTGCCTTCCACGTTGGCAGCTCACGCCAATTTGGCCAGTGCATCCTCCAGAGTGCCGGCCAGACGTCTCCCGTTGTTACCAGCAACTGTGACAACACTTTCTCGAGCCCTCCCAGCCAGTACCAGAACCAGGGTTGCACTACCGCCGACAGCACCGGTCCTTGGGCCTCTCCCAGCGGTGGTACCT ATGCCATTGAGTGGACTAGCGACTACATCAAGCTGTACAACTGGGCCCGAGGCGCTGAGCCTTCCAACCTGGCTTCGTCCAGCCCCGATACTGCTACTTGGGGCACTCCTGCGGTCAGCCTGCAGAACTCCAACTGCAACATCGACAGCCACttcgccagccagcgcctcATTCTCGACATCGACTTCTGCGGCAACCCCGTTGGCACTCCCGCCTTCTGGCAGCAGAGCTGCGCTGCCACTACTGGCCAGGGTACTTGCGCTGACTACGTCTCCAATTTCCCCGGTGACTTCGCCGAGTCCTACTTCCAGATCCAGGACATTCGCTACTTCAGCCAGAGCACTGCCAAGCCTACCACTTCCAAGGCCTCTTCTACCTCCAAGGCTGTTTCTACCTCCAAGGCTGTCTCTACCTCCAAGGCTGTTTCTACCTCCAAGGCTGTCTCTACCTCCAAGGCTGTCTCTACCTCCAAGGCTGTCTCTACCTCCAAGGCTGTCTCTACCTCCAAGGCTGTCTCTACCTCCAAGGCTGTCTCTACCTCCAAGGCTGTCTCTACCTCCAAGGCTGTTTCTACCTCCAAGGTCGCTGCTACCTCCAAGGCTGTTTCTACCTCCAAGGTCGCTGCTACCTCCAAGGCTGTTTCTACCTCCAAGGCCGCTGCTACCTCCGAGGCTGCTTCATCCTCTGCTGTTGTCGTTCCCACCTCTGTGATCTCCAGCCAgtctgctgccgccggctCCTCTGTCCCTGCTGTTACCGGTACTGTCGTCGCCACCAGCCGATGGAGCAACTCCTCTGTCACTGCTACTGGTGCGGGCTCTGCCATCTCTTCCGCTCCTCAGATGACCACCTCGACCGTCTTCACCACTCACGTCCACACCATCTCTCAGTGCCCTCCTGAGGTTACCAACTGCCCGTTCCGCCCCACCGTCACTACCGAGACCATTGCTCTGTACACGACCATCTGCCCTGTCCTGGCTGCCGAGTCTAGCTCTGAGCTGGCTGCTCACAccactgctgctcctgctcctcctgctggcTCAGCTGGTGTTCCCAGCGGTCCTGAGACCATCACCACTGACATCACCCGCGTTTACACCATCACCAGCTGCGCTGCTGATATCACCAACTGCCCTGCTCGCGTTACCACTGAGGTTGTTCGCACTTCTTTCCCTGCTGGCCAGCAGACCGGTGTTCCTGTggcgccttcttctcccgccAACACTGTCATTCCCGCTGTTCCCATTGCTCCCAGCAATGCTCCTGGCAGCTCTCCTGCTAGCACTGTCATTCCTGCTGTTCCCATTGCTCCCAGCAACGCTCCTGGCAGCGCCCCCAGCGTTGTCCCCGTTGTCCCTGTTGGTGCTCCTTCCAACGTTCCTAGCGCCCCGGGATCTGGCCCCGTCAACACCTGGGCATCCAGCATCGTGGGTGTGCCCACTCCTGTAGGCACTGGCGGCAGCTCTGCTGCTACCGGCAACCCTCCCATCCCTGTTTCCAGCGGCCTGGGTGGCTGCACTGGCGCTGACTGTCTCCCTCCCGTCGGCAACGGCGCTGTGCGCACCGGCATGAGCactcttgctcttgttggtgCCCTAGCTGCTATGCTATTGTAA
- a CDS encoding uncharacterized protein (BUSCO:EOG092D2MZ4), with protein MIRPFFNPASSLRLKLATSQRRCFSSDIGRKASDPLRVLFCGSDAFSCESLRALHREHEVNRKLIESLDVMVLPPRRTGRGFKEITEVPCKSVAEHLGLRIHQRETFRGWSIPEGTNLIVVVSFGLFVPPRILKSAKYGGLNVHPSLLPHLRGPAPIHHAMMRNDKYTGVSLQTLDPKAFDHGIVLAQTPSPGIPIPAGATLRHLTESLAKVGAEMLVQGLRDGVHVLPYTNVGWMADQLKEKELVHAPKVSKGESQINWPEWNSPDIARFLNIFNTVWTHARNDKGKFKRVLFLDAESVSEQDVTGRSEEIVFRYERGNETDDIQRNVRVDDEHDAFYIQTVGESWVRVRNVKVDGKTTQTAKVGMREFMKKMK; from the exons ATGATTCGCCCGTTTTTCAacccagcttcttctctacGGCTGAAATTGGCCACTTCTCAACGGCGATGCTTCTCATCTGATATAGGAAGGAAAGCTTCTGACCCGCTCCGGGTTTTATTTTGTGGCTCAGATGCGTTCAGCTGCGAATCCCTGCGTGCGTTACATCGAGAACATGAGGTGAACAGAAAGTTAATCGAATCCTTGGATGTGATGGTTCTGCCACCAAGGCGAACGGGGAGGGGTTTTAAGGAGATTACAGAGG TACCGTGCAAGTCTGTTGCAGAACATTTGGGGTTGAGAATACATCAGCGAGAGACATTTAGAGGGTGGAGT ATCCCAGAAGGGACTAATTTAATTGTGGTTGTCTCTTTTGGACTATTTGTTCCACCGCGGATACTGAAATCGGCAAAATACGGTGGTTTAAATGTTCATCCATCTCTCTTGCCACA TTTACGCGGACCAGCTCCAATTCACCATGCTATGATGCGCAACGACAAGTACACCGGTGTGTCTCTACAAACTTTGGATCCCAAAGCTTTTGACCACGGGATTGTTCTCGCTCAGACACCATCTCCAGGCATACCCATCCCAGCTGGTGCTACGCTACGTCATCTTACAGAATCTCTTGCCAAAGTAGGCGCAGAGATGCTTGTTCAAGGACTACGGGACGGGGTACATGTACTGCCGTATACGAACGTCGGGTGGATGGCCGACCagctgaaagaaaaagagctcGTTCACGCACCGAAAGTGAGCAAAGGGGAATCTCAAATCAACTGGCCTGAATGGAACTCTCCAGATATTGCACGCTTCCTTAATATCTTCAATACAGTGTGGACACACGCGAGAAACGACAAAGGAAAATTCAAGCGAGTGCTGTTCTTAGATGCAGAGAGCGTGTCTGAGCAGGACGTGACGGGAAGGAGTGAAGAAATCGTATTTCGGTACGAAAGAGGGAATGAAACAGACGATATTCAGAGAAATGTCAGAGTTGATGATGAGCATGATGCGTTTTATATACAGACGGTGGGCGAGAGCTGGGTGCGTGTGAGGAATGTTAAGGTTGATGGGAAGACGACGCAGACGGCGAAGGTTGGTATGAGAGAAttcatgaagaagatgaagtga
- a CDS encoding uncharacterized protein (EggNog:ENOG41) — MNPFPSTPTPRRFLLPRRSTQSSSQTPGAPPQFQSTPRFGSSSIPRPTQGRDLEIEEDEDVISESSISGDDREATVGTTQRGSRCHVLDIESEAGSLSQEWPSSDIGEKTKAHSWLDIQSQSPSEAPQGIEMGREAKRRKMSISPTPVLGFPGMEKADRTTPGNIDYGAYNMAIADSEDEGSAMGTDNSEESPMAASNAKALQQPVFQQAPRFKPLIADGHHGGLPAAFSPQRRGARYVAGGMAAQLQGWLSEVKSWEENGEKTTSGVKIHVEQIRSGRRMYLVEGRASSTNVPQKWILAGEGKLTGLGKRAEVEMGSVVLIEQPTWDVKLEGSVWNVACEWSIALD; from the exons ATGAATCCATTTCCCAGC ACGCCAACGCCACGGCGGTTTTTACTGCCTAGACGGTCAACTCAGTCGTCGTCGCAGACACCGGGTGCTCCCCCTCAATTTCAATCTACGCCTCGGTTTGGCTCATCTTCAATCCCTAGACCTACACAGGGTAGGGACCTTGAGatagaagaggatgaagatgtcatATCCGAGTCAAGTATCTCAGGCGATGATAGAGAAGCTACCGTGGGGACCACGCAACGCGGCTCTCGCTGCCATGTGCTCGATATTGAGTCGGAGGCTGGCTCATTGTCCCAGGAATGGCCGTCGTCAGACATAGGCGAAAAAACCAAAGCCCATTCATGGCTTGATATTCAGTCACAAAGTCCAAGTGAAGCACCGCAGGGTATTGAAATGGGCAGAGAAGCGAAAAGACGAAAGATGTCGATTTCACCCACGCCTGTGCTTGGCTTTCCGGGGATGGAAAAGGCGGACAGAACGACACCTGGGAACATTGACTACGGGGCGTACAATATGGCTATTGCCGATTCCGAAGATGAGGGTTCGGCTATGGGCACGGACAATAGCGAGGAGTCGCCTATGGCCGCATCGAACGCCAaggctcttcagcagcctgtATTTCAGCAGGCACCACGGTTCAAGCCCCTGATCGCTGATGGTCATCACGGCGGCCTTCCAGCAGCTTTTTCGCCGCAGCGAAGGGGTGCGAGATACGTTGCCGGTGGAATGGCGGCCCAGCTTCAAGGGTGGCTTTCGGAAGTCAAGAGCTGGGAAGAGAATGGCGAGAAGACTACGTCCGGTGTGAAGATTCACGTGGAGCAGATCAGATCGGGGAGGCGAATGTATCTCGTAGAAGGTCGCGCATCCTCAACAAATGTGCCGCAGAAATGGATATTAGCTGGAGAGGGGAAGTTGACTGGCCTGGGTAAGAGGGCAGAAGTGGAGATGGGAAGCGTGGTGTTGATTGAACAGCCTACGTGGGATGTTAAGCTGGAGGGAAGCGTTTGGAATGTGGCGTGTGAGTGGAGTATAGCCTTGGATTGA